The genomic DNA TTTCACAAATATAGAAGGTCTGGAAAAAACAGAACAGGAAAAGAAGATGTGGGAAGATTTCAAATCTGCATTTGCTCTCTGGTGGCAAGACCATGAAAAATATGTAGAATTTGTTAAAGAATTTCAAAATTATGATTTAAAAAATCCGGCGGAATTACAGAGAGATTTGAGGCAATTTATTGGAGACCATTATAAATTACTTAATGCGGTTCGAGATTATATATTGACAGGTAAAGATTTTCAAGGGGGAGATGACCATACTGCGTGTAATTTTGGAAAATGGCTTTCTACATTCAAGTCAAATAATACAGAAAT from Candidatus Hydrogenedens sp. includes the following:
- a CDS encoding MCP four helix bundle domain-containing protein encodes the protein MKKQMTIGKRLLMGLSFSVIISILLGIIAVYSLNRVNVGLEKIAKRALPFTRDLLEVRMYFTRIDAYENALLSLDISSKERDERIKQSEEDKKAIDQLFTNIEGLEKTEQEKKMWEDFKSAFALWWQDHEKYVEFVKEFQNYDLKNPAELQRDLRQFIGDHYKLLNAVRDYILTGKDFQGGDDHTACNFGKWLSTFKSNNTE